The Sinomicrobium kalidii genome contains a region encoding:
- a CDS encoding acyl-CoA dehydrogenase family protein, which translates to MDTKKYSPNIVKYIPFLYVVWADDLLSASEISVFKKAVESDTLTVEEKNRISSWLQPKNPPPDEIITSWKDFIDNSGVKLVESDNYPLTAFSQQLSSGEKGDVETPDENLKFIEINLGIQPNHYRHLFEVKTNKASKADFYDPGLLDLVLKGEHAPYIDEFRELLSHPLFQWKITRDKNAFRAHVLEQVKLLAGKGYGAMAYDKEYGGIGNMPAYAGIFENLMFVDGSLTIKFGVQFGLFGGSIQNLGTKKHHDQWLKATGETTVLGCFAMTETGHGSNVRGIKTTATYVKETATIVIDTPGKNDNKEYIGNALHAQMATVFAQLIVNGTNEGVHAILVRVRDENGNLMPGVKIEDNGYKLGLNGVDNGKIWFKNVSVPRENLLDRFGSIDENGNYKSDITNPNKRFFTMLGTLVGGRICVAKGALSGAKMSLSIAVKYALYRRQFNSGEKVQEDLIMDYPSHQLRLIAPIAQTYVYHITLDHMIRSYTSSSEDTRRKIETQVAALKALITDFSNTTIQECREACGGKGYLLENRIGDLKNDVDIFTTFEGDNTVLLQLAAKGVLTDFKSEFNSDNFGDILKLLGAQLSDRLTTFNPLFTNNTDKEHLFDPDFHLEAFRYRTRRLTFTAASRIRNYLKKGIPPQQVSQKVQTHLITLGKAYGIMLSYEIFSAFVKDMENDRLQFLFRKLGALYALSHLQDSAAWYLEHNYISNTKSKAIRQRVERLCTELRPHVAALADGYGIPDHCLTAPISKK; encoded by the coding sequence ATGGATACAAAAAAATACTCCCCGAACATTGTTAAATATATCCCGTTCCTTTACGTAGTCTGGGCCGATGACCTGCTATCGGCCTCGGAAATATCGGTATTTAAAAAAGCTGTTGAGAGCGACACGCTTACCGTCGAGGAAAAAAACCGTATCAGTTCCTGGCTTCAGCCCAAAAACCCTCCGCCTGATGAGATTATCACTTCCTGGAAGGACTTTATAGACAACTCGGGAGTGAAACTCGTGGAAAGCGACAATTATCCCCTGACCGCTTTTAGCCAGCAACTGTCATCGGGAGAAAAAGGTGATGTGGAAACACCGGACGAGAACCTTAAATTCATAGAGATCAACCTGGGGATACAGCCCAATCACTATCGCCATCTGTTTGAGGTGAAAACCAATAAGGCCTCAAAAGCCGATTTTTACGATCCCGGACTGCTTGATCTTGTTTTAAAAGGGGAACATGCCCCGTATATTGATGAGTTCCGGGAACTTCTGTCACATCCCTTGTTTCAGTGGAAGATTACCAGGGATAAGAATGCATTCCGTGCACATGTCCTGGAACAGGTAAAATTACTCGCCGGAAAGGGCTACGGAGCCATGGCATATGACAAGGAATACGGAGGTATAGGGAACATGCCGGCCTATGCAGGCATTTTTGAGAACCTGATGTTTGTAGACGGGAGCCTCACCATAAAATTCGGGGTACAGTTCGGCCTGTTCGGCGGGAGTATTCAGAACCTGGGCACCAAAAAGCACCACGACCAGTGGCTGAAAGCTACCGGCGAAACCACCGTCCTCGGATGTTTTGCCATGACCGAGACCGGACACGGCTCCAATGTAAGGGGAATAAAAACGACAGCCACCTACGTAAAGGAAACAGCTACCATCGTTATTGATACTCCGGGGAAAAACGATAACAAAGAATATATAGGTAATGCGCTGCACGCTCAAATGGCCACCGTATTTGCCCAGCTTATCGTAAACGGAACCAACGAAGGTGTACACGCCATTCTTGTCAGGGTTAGGGATGAAAACGGCAACCTGATGCCGGGCGTGAAAATTGAAGACAACGGCTACAAACTCGGGCTGAACGGTGTGGACAACGGTAAAATATGGTTTAAAAACGTTAGCGTTCCCCGTGAAAATCTCCTGGACCGCTTTGGCAGCATTGATGAAAACGGCAACTACAAATCGGATATCACCAACCCGAACAAACGCTTCTTTACCATGCTGGGTACTTTGGTCGGGGGCAGGATATGTGTGGCCAAAGGCGCACTGAGCGGGGCAAAAATGAGCCTGTCCATTGCCGTAAAATACGCATTGTACAGGAGGCAATTTAACAGTGGGGAAAAGGTACAGGAAGACCTGATCATGGACTATCCGTCCCACCAGCTACGTCTTATTGCTCCCATAGCGCAAACCTATGTATACCACATTACCCTGGATCACATGATCCGGTCATATACTTCTTCCTCCGAAGATACGAGAAGAAAAATCGAGACCCAGGTAGCCGCACTGAAGGCCCTTATCACCGATTTCTCTAACACTACCATACAGGAATGCCGCGAGGCCTGTGGCGGAAAAGGGTATTTACTGGAAAACAGGATAGGTGACCTTAAAAACGATGTGGATATCTTTACGACTTTTGAAGGCGACAACACCGTGCTGTTACAACTTGCCGCCAAAGGGGTACTGACAGATTTCAAATCGGAATTCAACAGCGATAATTTCGGGGATATACTGAAGTTGCTGGGCGCACAGCTAAGTGACAGGCTGACCACCTTCAACCCTCTGTTCACCAACAATACGGACAAAGAGCACCTTTTCGACCCGGACTTTCATCTGGAGGCCTTCCGGTACCGGACACGGCGGCTCACCTTTACCGCCGCTTCCAGGATACGGAATTACCTGAAGAAGGGCATCCCCCCGCAACAGGTCTCCCAGAAAGTACAGACCCACCTGATAACCCTGGGCAAGGCTTATGGTATTATGCTTTCCTATGAAATATTCTCCGCATTTGTAAAAGACATGGAAAACGATAGGTTACAGTTCCTTTTCCGTAAACTGGGTGCTTTATATGCTTTATCCCATTTACAGGACAGCGCAGCATGGTACCTGGAACACAATTACATAAGCAATACCAAGTCTAAGGCTATACGTCAACGGGTGGAACGGCTTTGCACGGAATTAAGGCCCCATGTAGCAGCGCTGGCTGACGGATATGGTATCCCCGATCATTGTTTGACCGCTCCCATAAGTAAAAAATAA
- the ruvB gene encoding Holliday junction branch migration DNA helicase RuvB, translated as MNEYLDPTGEHFSPEEIDIEKTLRPLSFDDFSGQEQVLENLRVFVKAANLRGEALDHTLFHGPPGLGKTTLAHILANELGVGIKITSGPVLDKPGDLAGLLTNLEERDVLFIDEIHRLSPVIEEYLYSAMEDYKIDIMIESGPNARTVQINLNPFTLIGATTRSGLLTSPMRARFGISSRLQYYTTELLSTIVERSAQILKVPITMEAAIEIAGRSRGTPRIANALLRRVRDFAQIKGDGNIDIKIARFGLEALHVDAHGLDEMDNKILSTIIDKFKGGPVGITTLATAVSESAETIEEVYEPFLIQQGFIVRTPRGREVTELAYKHLGKIKGGTQGGLF; from the coding sequence ATGAACGAGTATCTTGACCCGACAGGCGAACATTTCTCCCCGGAAGAGATCGATATAGAAAAAACGCTCCGGCCGCTTTCTTTCGATGATTTTTCCGGGCAGGAACAGGTTTTGGAGAACCTCAGGGTTTTTGTCAAGGCGGCCAACCTGCGTGGAGAAGCCCTCGATCATACCCTGTTTCACGGTCCGCCGGGACTGGGAAAAACCACGCTTGCCCATATACTGGCCAATGAACTTGGTGTGGGAATAAAGATCACATCCGGCCCCGTACTGGATAAACCCGGCGACCTGGCCGGGTTGTTGACCAACCTGGAGGAAAGGGATGTGCTTTTTATCGATGAGATACATCGTTTGAGCCCGGTGATCGAGGAATACCTTTACTCCGCCATGGAGGACTACAAAATCGATATTATGATAGAAAGCGGGCCCAATGCGCGGACCGTACAGATCAATCTGAACCCGTTTACCCTGATCGGGGCTACTACCCGATCTGGTCTGCTCACATCCCCTATGCGTGCCCGTTTCGGTATTTCCAGCAGGTTGCAATATTACACTACGGAATTACTGTCCACCATAGTGGAGCGAAGTGCCCAAATACTCAAGGTGCCCATTACTATGGAAGCCGCCATTGAGATTGCAGGGAGAAGCCGGGGCACCCCCCGTATAGCCAATGCCCTTTTGCGAAGGGTACGGGATTTTGCACAGATAAAAGGTGATGGGAATATTGATATAAAAATAGCCCGTTTCGGACTGGAAGCATTGCATGTAGATGCCCATGGCCTGGACGAAATGGACAACAAGATACTTTCTACTATTATCGACAAATTCAAGGGCGGCCCGGTGGGAATTACCACACTGGCCACTGCCGTATCCGAAAGTGCCGAAACCATAGAAGAAGTATATGAACCTTTTCTGATACAGCAGGGATTTATAGTAAGGACTCCACGCGGAAGGGAAGTGACAGAACTGGCATATAAACACCTCGGAAAGATCAAGGGCGGTACACAGGGCGGATTGTTTTGA
- a CDS encoding cytochrome c oxidase subunit I, with protein sequence MSATATAHAGDHAHDHGHHHKETFISKYVFSFDHKMIAKQYLITGLFMGIIGILMSLLFRIQLAWPEQSFGIFEVLLGKWAPEGVMDPNIYLALVTMHGTIMVFFVLTAGLSGTFSNLLIPLQIGARDMASGFLNMLSFWLFFVSSVIMVGSIFVEAGPAAAGWTIYPPLSALPQAQGGSGLGMTLWLVSMAIFIAQSLLGSLNYIVTVLNLRTKGMSMTRLPLTIWALFITAIIGVVSFPVLLSAALLLIFDRSFGTSFFLSDIFVQGEVLHYQGGSPVLFEHLFWFLGHPEVYIVLLPALGITSEIIATNARKPIFGYRAMVASILAIAFLSTIVWGHHMFVSGMNPFLGSVFTFTTLLIAIPSAVKAFNYITTLWKGNLQMNPAMLFSIGLVSTFITGGLTGIILGDSTLDINVHDTYFVVAHFHLVMGISAIYGFLAGVYHWFPKMFGRMMNKNLGYVHFWVTAVCAYGIFFPMHFVGMAGLPRRYYTNTNFPIFDDLMDINVVMTVFALIAGAVQVVFLYNFFYSIFYGEKATQNPWKSNTLEWTTPVKHIHGNWPGELPEVHRWAYDYSKTREDGEYVIPGQDFVPQTVPLQENEEELNH encoded by the coding sequence ATGTCAGCAACAGCAACAGCACACGCGGGGGATCACGCGCACGATCACGGGCATCATCATAAAGAGACATTTATATCCAAGTACGTTTTCAGTTTTGACCATAAAATGATCGCCAAGCAATACCTTATTACAGGGTTGTTTATGGGGATTATAGGTATTCTGATGTCTTTATTGTTCCGTATCCAACTGGCATGGCCCGAGCAATCTTTCGGAATATTCGAGGTGTTGCTGGGGAAATGGGCCCCTGAAGGGGTTATGGATCCGAATATCTACCTGGCACTGGTCACCATGCACGGTACCATTATGGTATTCTTCGTGTTGACCGCAGGGTTGAGCGGTACGTTCAGTAACCTCCTGATCCCATTGCAGATCGGAGCCAGGGATATGGCATCCGGGTTTCTGAACATGCTGTCGTTCTGGCTGTTCTTCGTATCCAGTGTGATAATGGTAGGTTCGATTTTCGTCGAAGCCGGTCCCGCAGCTGCCGGATGGACAATCTACCCTCCGCTGAGCGCATTGCCGCAGGCACAGGGAGGTTCCGGACTCGGAATGACCTTATGGCTGGTGTCAATGGCCATATTTATAGCCCAGTCGCTGTTGGGATCGCTGAACTATATCGTTACCGTATTGAACCTGAGGACCAAGGGGATGTCCATGACCAGGCTTCCGCTTACGATATGGGCGTTGTTCATCACCGCTATTATCGGGGTGGTATCTTTCCCCGTACTGCTTTCTGCTGCACTGTTGCTTATTTTTGACAGGAGTTTCGGCACCTCTTTCTTCCTCTCGGATATATTTGTGCAGGGTGAGGTATTGCACTATCAAGGAGGTTCGCCGGTATTATTTGAACACCTGTTCTGGTTCCTCGGTCACCCTGAAGTGTATATCGTGTTGTTACCCGCACTGGGAATTACCTCGGAAATTATTGCCACCAATGCACGTAAACCCATATTCGGATACAGGGCGATGGTGGCGTCTATACTGGCCATTGCCTTCCTGTCTACCATTGTATGGGGGCACCATATGTTCGTTTCCGGGATGAACCCGTTCCTCGGTTCGGTATTTACTTTTACAACACTGCTTATTGCCATACCTTCGGCCGTAAAAGCATTTAACTATATCACCACATTGTGGAAAGGGAATTTACAGATGAACCCTGCCATGTTGTTCTCCATAGGACTGGTGTCTACCTTTATTACAGGGGGGCTTACCGGGATTATCCTCGGAGACAGTACGCTGGACATTAACGTTCACGATACTTATTTTGTGGTGGCACACTTCCACCTGGTGATGGGAATTTCGGCGATTTACGGATTTCTTGCCGGAGTTTACCACTGGTTCCCCAAGATGTTCGGAAGGATGATGAACAAGAACCTGGGCTATGTGCATTTCTGGGTAACTGCCGTCTGTGCTTACGGGATTTTCTTCCCCATGCACTTTGTCGGCATGGCCGGACTGCCGAGACGTTATTACACCAATACCAATTTCCCCATATTCGATGACCTTATGGACATTAATGTGGTGATGACCGTATTTGCCCTGATAGCCGGAGCAGTACAGGTAGTATTCCTCTACAACTTCTTCTACAGCATATTCTATGGCGAGAAGGCCACGCAAAATCCGTGGAAGTCCAATACACTGGAATGGACCACACCGGTTAAGCACATTCATGGCAACTGGCCTGGAGAATTGCCGGAAGTACACCGCTGGGCCTATGATTACAGTAAGACCAGGGAAGACGGAGAGTACGTGATTCCCGGGCAGGATTTTGTACCTCAAACGGTACCTTTACAGGAGAACGAAGAGGAGCTGAACCATTAG
- the queG gene encoding tRNA epoxyqueuosine(34) reductase QueG: MDKRSGYTELIKTEARRLGFMSCGVSKAEFLEEEAPRLERWLNENMHGEMSYMENYFDKRLDPRLLVDGAKSVISLTLNYFPEETQKDTESPKISKYAYGRDYHFVIKDKLKRLLHFIGEEIGEVGGRAFVDSAPVLDRAWATRSGLGWIGKNSNLISKKTGSFFFIAELIVDLELEYDTPVTTDHCGSCTACIDACPTQAIVEPMVVDGSKCISYFTIELKDNIPNEFEGKFDDWMFGCDVCQDVCPWNRFSKPHNEPLFDPHPDLLKMNKKDWEEITEDVFREIFRKSAVKRTKFEGLKRNIEFLKEKRGIH, translated from the coding sequence ATAGACAAGAGATCCGGATATACCGAACTTATAAAAACCGAGGCCAGACGCCTGGGGTTTATGTCCTGTGGGGTATCTAAGGCCGAGTTTCTGGAAGAGGAAGCGCCCCGCCTGGAACGGTGGCTCAACGAGAACATGCACGGCGAAATGAGCTACATGGAAAATTATTTCGACAAACGGCTCGACCCACGGTTGCTGGTGGATGGAGCGAAGAGTGTGATATCCCTGACACTGAACTACTTTCCGGAAGAAACACAGAAAGATACGGAAAGCCCCAAGATTTCCAAGTATGCCTATGGCAGGGATTATCACTTTGTTATAAAAGATAAATTAAAACGGTTACTGCATTTTATCGGTGAAGAAATAGGAGAAGTGGGCGGCCGTGCATTTGTGGATTCCGCACCGGTACTGGACCGTGCCTGGGCCACCCGGAGCGGGTTGGGATGGATAGGCAAGAACAGCAACCTGATCTCCAAAAAAACGGGTTCTTTCTTTTTCATTGCCGAACTCATAGTTGATCTGGAACTGGAATACGACACTCCGGTGACTACAGATCATTGCGGCAGTTGCACCGCTTGCATAGATGCCTGTCCCACTCAGGCCATTGTAGAACCCATGGTTGTGGACGGGAGCAAGTGTATTTCCTATTTCACCATAGAGCTGAAAGACAATATTCCGAACGAATTTGAAGGCAAGTTCGACGACTGGATGTTTGGTTGTGATGTATGCCAGGACGTGTGCCCGTGGAATCGTTTTTCCAAACCGCATAACGAACCGCTCTTTGATCCGCATCCCGACCTGCTGAAAATGAACAAAAAAGACTGGGAAGAGATCACTGAAGACGTATTCCGTGAAATTTTCCGGAAATCGGCCGTAAAACGGACTAAATTTGAAGGGTTAAAACGCAATATCGAGTTTCTGAAAGAAAAACGGGGCATTCACTGA
- a CDS encoding terpene synthase family protein — protein sequence MKIAIPRLYWPFPSFINPHAKEAHEHTIQWLLRHNLLPDKATYNLYESQRYAYMTARMYPTAEKEVLFAISDFCGLLFIVDDDLDKKADRKVAGVNGTQALEAFIATGVAVMNGRKEIPPEPGKEIFTALADCSMRLYDFGKKQWHDNFIQSFADTFNAAVWELKNVGKGYCPTLEEYLRYRPFFAGTNLATDMSEVAANINLPEEIMQHPTLRRLLELSRNLVSFANDMFSLNKEIAQNNTDDKHNLVYIMQKMHNLTFEEAVLKAAEFHDEQAREFISLSSNLPVFEATIDEEVFRYIDALIYFVKGNIDWSEKETTRYTFSYSE from the coding sequence ATGAAAATTGCTATTCCCAGGCTTTATTGGCCATTCCCGTCTTTTATAAATCCTCATGCAAAAGAGGCCCACGAACACACTATACAATGGCTTCTGCGGCACAATTTATTACCGGATAAGGCAACTTATAACCTATATGAGAGCCAGCGCTATGCCTATATGACGGCTCGTATGTATCCCACGGCAGAAAAGGAGGTCTTATTTGCCATATCAGATTTTTGCGGGCTCCTGTTTATAGTAGACGATGACCTGGATAAAAAAGCGGATCGCAAAGTAGCAGGTGTAAACGGTACACAGGCACTGGAAGCATTCATAGCTACCGGGGTCGCTGTAATGAATGGTCGTAAGGAGATTCCGCCGGAACCGGGTAAAGAGATATTCACCGCATTGGCAGATTGTTCGATGCGCCTATATGATTTTGGTAAAAAACAGTGGCATGACAATTTTATACAAAGTTTTGCCGATACCTTTAATGCCGCGGTTTGGGAATTAAAAAATGTGGGAAAGGGGTATTGCCCCACTTTAGAGGAATATTTGAGGTACCGTCCCTTTTTTGCAGGGACAAACTTGGCGACCGATATGTCAGAAGTCGCGGCAAATATCAACCTGCCGGAAGAAATTATGCAGCACCCTACCCTACGAAGATTGCTCGAACTTTCCAGGAACCTTGTCAGTTTCGCAAACGATATGTTTTCTTTAAATAAAGAAATAGCTCAGAACAATACGGATGACAAACACAATCTCGTCTATATAATGCAGAAAATGCATAATCTTACATTTGAAGAAGCTGTTTTAAAGGCCGCGGAATTTCACGATGAGCAGGCACGGGAGTTCATCTCGTTATCTTCTAATCTCCCTGTTTTCGAAGCGACTATTGACGAAGAAGTGTTCCGCTATATCGATGCTCTTATTTATTTTGTAAAAGGCAATATTGATTGGAGCGAAAAAGAAACTACACGCTATACATTTTCTTATAGTGAATGA
- a CDS encoding cytochrome c oxidase subunit II — MTALLTIIVLILVAIAVWQMTKIFEFSQIGVENAQVANDKDNKLNGYLMFAFLGFLYLLTIFCLVKWSKVLLPEASSAHGSDYDTLMFVSMVLIFIVQAITQTLLYYFAYKYRGEKGKKALFYADNDKLEFIWTIIPVITLAGLILYGLYTWTTIMDINDEDDPIIIELYAQQFNWKVRYAGDDNVLGDANIRFLNDFDGQNILGIDASDPNGMDDVVSTTELHLPVNRKVVFKMRSQDVLHSAYMPHFRAQMNCVPGMITQFSFTPTVTTEEMRQKTEIQEKVKHINELRAERRKQGEDLDDWEFDYLLLCNKICGTSHYNMQMKIVVESEEEFNTWMKEQQTFGQMVAGNEN; from the coding sequence ATGACTGCTTTATTAACCATAATAGTACTTATACTCGTTGCTATCGCCGTATGGCAGATGACGAAGATATTCGAATTTTCGCAGATAGGGGTCGAAAACGCCCAGGTAGCCAACGACAAGGATAACAAACTGAACGGATATTTGATGTTTGCCTTTTTGGGCTTCCTCTATCTGTTGACCATCTTTTGTCTTGTAAAATGGAGTAAAGTGCTTTTGCCGGAGGCATCTTCTGCCCACGGAAGTGACTACGATACGCTGATGTTCGTTTCTATGGTATTGATTTTCATAGTACAGGCCATCACCCAGACGCTGCTTTACTATTTTGCTTATAAGTACAGGGGGGAAAAAGGGAAAAAAGCACTCTTTTATGCCGATAATGACAAGCTGGAGTTCATCTGGACCATTATTCCCGTAATTACCCTCGCCGGATTGATTCTCTACGGTCTTTATACCTGGACCACAATAATGGACATTAACGACGAGGACGACCCTATAATTATCGAATTGTACGCACAGCAGTTTAACTGGAAAGTGAGATATGCCGGAGATGACAACGTTCTCGGTGATGCCAACATCCGTTTCCTTAACGATTTTGACGGGCAGAACATACTGGGGATCGATGCTTCCGATCCCAACGGAATGGACGATGTGGTATCGACTACCGAACTGCACCTTCCCGTAAACAGAAAGGTTGTATTTAAAATGCGATCACAGGACGTGTTACACTCAGCCTACATGCCTCACTTCAGGGCGCAGATGAACTGTGTGCCCGGAATGATAACCCAGTTTTCGTTCACACCTACGGTAACTACGGAAGAAATGCGGCAGAAAACGGAAATACAGGAAAAGGTTAAACACATCAACGAGCTGAGGGCAGAGCGAAGAAAACAGGGCGAGGACCTGGACGACTGGGAGTTTGATTATCTTTTATTATGTAATAAAATTTGCGGAACTTCGCACTACAATATGCAGATGAAGATCGTTGTGGAAAGTGAAGAGGAATTCAATACCTGGATGAAAGAACAACAGACTTTCGGACAGATGGTAGCCGGGAATGAAAACTAG
- a CDS encoding LacI family DNA-binding transcriptional regulator — translation MSQVTLKDIASILGVSVTTVSKALKDYPDISSETKHAVKLLADKLNYKPNIHAVTLRSNQSKTIGVILPKVDHQFFAETINGIISEANIHGYQVIVLFSDESMTTEEKQVDLLLEKRVDGILMSLANETNRYDHLHKVVKNHVPLVLFDKITRQVNCSKVIIDDEKAAYKAVEHLVKTGCRKIALFGGPKFPSNYNSRLKGYRKALEDHGIPPDDSLVYICHDLSIAEGRENAEKLLKAHPDTDGIFCITDHIALGAISYLNDANIAIPDDVSIIGFSNWLVTPYIKPHLSTVDQPSVQIGKESASLLIDEIDRKNKKQPIEFFEIKLQTHLILRETTR, via the coding sequence ATGAGTCAAGTTACTTTAAAAGATATAGCTTCCATACTCGGAGTGTCGGTCACCACAGTGTCCAAAGCCCTGAAGGATTATCCGGATATAAGCAGCGAAACCAAACATGCCGTAAAGCTGCTGGCAGACAAGCTCAATTACAAGCCTAACATACATGCAGTAACACTGCGAAGTAACCAGTCCAAGACCATAGGGGTCATCCTCCCGAAAGTGGACCACCAGTTTTTTGCGGAAACCATTAACGGTATTATTTCCGAAGCCAATATCCACGGCTACCAGGTTATTGTACTGTTTTCAGATGAATCCATGACCACGGAAGAAAAACAGGTAGACCTGCTCCTGGAAAAACGGGTGGACGGTATCCTCATGTCACTGGCCAATGAGACCAATCGTTACGATCACCTTCACAAAGTGGTTAAAAACCACGTTCCTCTCGTGTTGTTCGACAAGATCACCCGGCAGGTAAACTGTTCCAAAGTAATTATCGACGACGAAAAAGCGGCATATAAGGCCGTGGAACACCTGGTGAAGACCGGATGCCGGAAAATAGCGTTGTTCGGTGGTCCGAAGTTTCCGAGCAATTACAATTCGCGCCTCAAGGGATACCGGAAGGCACTCGAAGACCACGGTATACCCCCGGACGATTCCCTGGTGTATATCTGTCACGACCTGAGTATTGCCGAAGGAAGGGAAAATGCGGAAAAACTGTTGAAAGCTCATCCCGATACCGACGGTATCTTTTGCATTACCGACCACATTGCTCTCGGTGCCATTTCATACCTGAACGATGCCAATATCGCTATACCGGACGACGTGTCCATCATAGGCTTCAGCAACTGGCTCGTCACTCCTTATATCAAACCACACCTGTCTACGGTAGACCAGCCCAGCGTACAGATCGGCAAGGAATCTGCCTCACTGCTCATCGACGAGATCGACCGGAAAAACAAGAAACAACCCATAGAGTTTTTCGAGATCAAGTTACAAACCCACCTGATCCTTCGGGAGACTACCAGGTGA
- a CDS encoding cytochrome P450, which translates to MANYKYPNKASFFKFVFHASQIARNPIPFHKMMFGEYGDTLSIRRFFAPPVILTRDAGIARHTLQKYHRRYSKSKLQTRFLSRYIGNGLLTSTGDYWLQQRRLIQPGFHREKIRNLIGIINKTIDGQVQAFETGVFQELYPLMNTLAFEVVSKSLFNYAASPEVLKRLQVIIETLQKFTVREMRQPYKRFWYNINGEVKHHLELTRESRAIINTIIEERKASKDRHDDLLDMLLNAGYEDGTKMNNAQLIDEILILFVAGHETTASALTFTLFLLANHPGELRKARAESLALKNGEEALETLPRMEHIKRCIEESMRLYPPVWVMDRISTKDDTIGEYSIKGGTLFGISIFEMHRNPKYWEQPETFDPDRFLSDDSKRNGAYMPFGAGPRLCIGNNFAMYEMMLAVNAIIHTFDLETCTTEVKLNPLITLKPANVELKFTKRA; encoded by the coding sequence ATGGCAAATTATAAATACCCAAATAAGGCTTCCTTTTTCAAATTTGTTTTTCACGCTTCACAGATTGCCAGAAATCCCATTCCGTTTCATAAGATGATGTTCGGGGAATATGGTGATACACTGTCCATCCGGCGATTTTTTGCTCCTCCCGTTATTCTCACGAGAGATGCCGGAATTGCCCGGCATACCCTTCAGAAGTATCACAGGCGGTACAGCAAATCAAAACTTCAGACCAGGTTTTTGTCAAGATATATCGGTAACGGATTGCTTACATCAACCGGAGATTACTGGTTACAACAGCGCCGCCTGATCCAGCCCGGATTTCACAGGGAGAAAATACGCAATCTGATAGGAATTATCAACAAGACCATTGACGGCCAGGTACAAGCGTTTGAAACAGGTGTTTTTCAGGAGCTATACCCGTTAATGAACACACTGGCCTTTGAAGTGGTTTCCAAATCCCTGTTCAATTATGCGGCAAGCCCGGAGGTGCTGAAACGTCTCCAGGTGATCATTGAGACCCTTCAGAAATTCACCGTAAGGGAAATGCGGCAACCCTACAAGCGATTCTGGTACAACATAAACGGTGAAGTAAAACACCATTTAGAATTGACAAGGGAAAGCAGGGCCATTATCAATACCATTATTGAAGAACGGAAAGCTTCAAAAGACAGGCATGACGACCTGTTAGACATGCTTTTGAATGCCGGTTATGAAGATGGCACAAAAATGAACAATGCCCAATTGATCGACGAAATCCTTATCCTTTTCGTAGCCGGACATGAAACCACGGCCAGTGCATTGACATTCACGTTGTTTCTCCTGGCCAACCATCCCGGCGAATTGAGGAAGGCCCGTGCAGAGAGTCTTGCATTGAAAAACGGGGAAGAGGCACTCGAAACACTCCCCCGGATGGAGCATATAAAACGGTGTATTGAAGAAAGCATGCGCCTGTATCCACCGGTCTGGGTCATGGACCGTATTTCGACGAAGGACGATACGATAGGGGAATACAGCATAAAGGGCGGAACACTGTTCGGCATCTCAATATTTGAAATGCACCGCAACCCGAAATATTGGGAACAACCCGAAACCTTTGATCCCGACCGGTTCCTGAGTGATGACAGTAAAAGGAACGGGGCCTATATGCCTTTCGGAGCGGGCCCGCGTTTGTGTATCGGCAATAATTTTGCCATGTATGAGATGATGTTGGCGGTGAATGCCATAATCCATACCTTTGACCTTGAAACCTGTACTACAGAGGTAAAACTCAACCCGTTGATTACCCTGAAACCTGCCAATGTCGAATTGAAATTTACTAAGCGAGCGTGA